GGTACCAGCTTTGCCTTCATCCCCATTATGATCCCTCTTGTCGCAGGCAAAGGCACGGAGGGCATGGCAACTCTGTTTGGTGGTATTTTGATTGGTGGCTTGTTTCATGCGGTCCTTGGACGTTTTATCGGAAAAATCCGCTTTGCATTGCCACCATTAGTGACAGGCTTGGTAGTTACCATGATTGGTCTGGCACTTGTGAAGGTGGGGATCCAGTATGCAGCTGGCGGTGTTCCGGCGGTCAACCAGCCAGAATATGGCAGCTTACAAAACTGGGGCATTGCCACTTTGGTAATTCTAGTCACATTGGCCTGTAAATTTTTTGGCCGCGGTATGGTTGCTGTCTCAGCAGTACTTGTTGGTTTGATTGCGGGATATGTAGCTGCTTGGGGACTGGGTATGGTGAGCTTTGAAGCTGTTCAATCAGCCGCTTACTTCGCCGCACCAGATCCGCTTCACTTTGGATTGGAATTCAGTATCTCTGCAGTTATCGGTTTTTGTTTGATGGCCTTTGTTTCAGCAGTTGAAACTGTTGGCGACGTTTCAGGCATCACTAAAGGTGGCGCAGGGCGCGAAGCCACTGACAAAGAAATCACTGGTGCCACCTATGCTGATGGCATTGGTTCTGCTGTAGCAGGTCTTTTTGGCGGATTGCCCAATACATCGTTCAGTCAAAATGTGGGTCTTATCGCCATGACAGGCGTCATGAGCCGCCACGTTGTAACGATAGGTGCAGTATTCCTTATCCTTGCGGGGCTAATTCCCAAAGCGGGTGCTGTAATTGCCACCATCCCCATCGAGGTCCTTGGCGGCGGTGTGATTGTAATGTTTGGCATGGTGGTGGCCTCCGGCGTCTCAATGCTTTCAGATGTGGATTGGGACCGCCGTAATATGGTCATCTTCGCAGTTAGCCTGTCAATTGGTCTTGGCTTGCAAATGGAGCCGAAGGCCCTGCAATATCTGCCGGAAACCCTGCGAGTTCTTGCAACCTCTGGTCTGCTACCTGCTGCATTCCTTGCCATTGTTCTCAACTCGGTTCTACCGAAGGAACTGGGAGCTGACCAAACCGAGGAAATCTCAGGCGGTCATGCCGGTCACAACGCCAACGAAGCTCCACTTTAGCGAAGCCTAAACCGGTGGTTAGGGCCCTCCTTCGCATCAGAAGGCCCCCTAACCACTGGATAGATTTCACAGTACCTCCAGTCACAGAACGACCGAGCAATACCTGTTCAGGCTAGTTCCCTGATCAAATCAATTGTCGTTTAAATGCGCGTTTAATCGGTATTATTGCTGGCTTTCCCAAAGTACCTTTTACCCAATTGCAGCTGTTTGCATTTTTTCATAATTCTAAGAGTCCATTGAAGCAAGCTGGGCAAAGATCAGCTTGAAAACTCCCGCCCAAATCCAGAGAACAAAATTTACACCCGAGGGAACGCGTCTGTCATCTTCTCTTACCCCACGTCGAGAGCATGGAAAGCAAAGAGATATTTGAGCCATAGAGGATTCAGATAAGAGGAATAAGTCACCCATGACAGCGGCCTAAAAATCAGTATGTAGCCTCTGGAAACCTAATTCGGGTTAATGTGTCCGGAGCCAAGATCAAGGCTTGGCCAAAAGCCTCCAACAAGATCTGACTTCATCCGAGGCTCTTAAGCAAGAAGGTTAAGTCAGAGCTGCAAAAATAAGAGCACCGCCGAGTACCAGTGCAGATGCAGCAGAAAGTGCAGCACCAAGGGCGCGCATCAGAGGAAATAGTTTTTTACCACCTTCTACACCCAAAAAGTGGGAGCCCGCATTGTTTCCAAAGCCAGCCACATGCAGAAGCCGCGCAATTGCAAACAATATGACTGTTCCTAAAGCAAGTGCAGTCTGACCCTCTAGAAGTTCATAGAGCGTAAGAACTACAATAAAGATTGCAGCATTTTCCGCCAAGTTTCCATGCCGACGAACTCGGCGCTCCAGAGTGACGTTACCATCCACCCCTATCTCTTTTTTCAGTTTCGTACGTGATATGCCCACATTGAGCATCAAGAGTTTTTGCAAGATGAGAAGCGATCCGCCGAGTACCGCAGCATAAACCGGAATATGTAAGAGGCTGTCCATAATGTCTGTTGTCTTTATATAGGTTTAATAGATAGGTTTAAGCTGAGGACTACAGAAGCCCTCAGCCATGCAGTTTTAACGGGCATTGGGCGTCAGGAGTACTTTACCATCACGTCCACCCTCTGATGCCCGGGTGACAGCCTCCTTGATTTCTTCAAGAGGAAAGCGCGAGTCTATCCGCGTTTTTACAGCGCCCGAAACAATCAATGGAATTAGTGCACCAAAAGCAGCTTGCCGCTCTTCCTGACTTACTATCTGATACCACTTTGCAAGCCAGAAACCGCGTGCAGTGATATCTTTTGCTATAAGAGTGGACAAGCTTAGTTGTGGCATTTGGCCTGTAAGCGCACCGTAGGAAATAATAGTTCCCCCTTGCCCCAGAGTACCAATAAGACGTTCGAAGGTTTCACCTGCAACACAATCAAAGGCGAGAGCAATGTCTGCCCCGCTAGTCTCTTTTGAAACACGTTCTGCCAAATCAGGCCCGTCGACCAAAACAACATCTCCCCCTAAGGACTTGAGGGGCGGGATAAGGTTTGTACGGCGGACCACATTGACAGTTTTGATACCGCGCTGAGCTGCGAGCTGAATAACCATCTCACCTACAGCCGAATTGGCTGCACTCTGGATGATCCAATCTCCTTCTTTCAAGTCCTTGAAAAGAGTGAGAAGTAGGTGCGCCGTCAACGGGTTGACTGCAATCATGGCCAACTGCTCATCGTCACCAGAAGGTGCAGGCAAAAATGCACTTGCAGGAGCGGTCAACTCATCACGCCAAGTTCCACCAGTGGCAGCCAACAGCACCTTCTGGCCAGATTTTAAGTGCTCAACACCCTCACCGACCTCTACGACTTCGGCGATCCCTTCAGCGCCTGGAATGCAAGGAAGCTCTGGTGGTTCACCATATTGCCCGGCAATCTGGAGGAGATTGGCCGGATGAATTGGTGTGGCAATAACTTTAACCCGGACCTCACCTGCCTCTGGGGCCCGTGAAGGTTGCTCCTTCAGCTTTAAAACTTCGGCAGGGTTTCCCAGTTTGTCAAATTCAAGAAATTTCATAGTCTAAGGGCCTCTTCGGAAAAGTGATTATTGCTTAACTTCATATAAGGTGAGGAGTGCAGGAAGATAAATCGTAATAAATCGCGAACTGTATTGCCTTTTCGACAAAAATAGAGTGAGTTCAAAAGCAATTATCTTCGTAACCTTGATGAAAGAACTCTCCTCAGAAAGAAGCAGGCGACACAAAGATGGATCAGTTACGCGCTATAGACTACTTTATAAAGGTGGCTGAGCTTGGCAGCTTCACTGCCGCGGCCCATTCCATCGGCGTTCCTGCGTCCTCAATCTCACGCCGTATACAAGACCTTGAGGCAGATCTTGGCGTAACCTTATTGCACCGCACCACGCGCATTGTTCGTTTAACAGAACTTGGATGCTTCTATCTCGAACATGTACAATCCGCAGTTAAGTCACTCAATTATGCCAGAGACCTGATTATGGACAGGGCCGCTTCCCCCTCCGGGTTTCTTCGCATCACCGCCTCGCCCAGCTATGGCAATGTTCTCCTGATGCCGGTTATCCGAAAACTCAGGCGTAGATTCCCTGATTTGGTGGTCGATATTGAACTAACCGACACACTCTCCGACCTATCAGGTAATGAGGTTGATATTGCAATCAGGGCGACAGCAACACTACCGGAACGGGTGGTCGCCAGAAAGCTGACGGAGGATACTTATGTTCTAGTGGCATCGAGCGCATACCTGCAAAAACACGGGACGCCGCAGACATTATCGGACTTGGAACAACACAAGACATTGCTGTATCGCGGCCCTGGGCGCATTATCTATTGGCAAGCAAACACAAGTGATGGCTGGGTGGAAGTTCGGCCAAACCCTTCCTTCATCTGCAATGTCGGGGCAGAGCTTGTTGCCGAAGCTGTAGCAGGCTCCGGTCTTGCCCTTGTTCCCAAATGGGGCGTGGAGCAGAAACTAAGGGACGGTCTATTAGATGCTGTCTTTTTGAAGGATGCAGGCTTGTCACTCACAAGATTGGAAAACGCCGGCATCTACCTGCTGTATCACCGCCCCAAATACCGGCTTAACAAAATCAAAGCCACAGTCGACTTCCTCATGGAGGAGTTAACCCAAAAGCCTTTGATTAAAACAACTAGATCGTCGTCCTCATCCGGAAATTAGGTGCGTAGACAAGCTTCACCCAGGTAATTGGGTGGTTTTGTGCCCACGTCATGCGCTCCATGACAAACAAAGCTTTACCAACGTCACAATCAAAAGTCTCCGCTAGAGTTTCATTGGCATTTTGAGCAAGAAAAGAGATGTCACCGTGCGTGTAGGGAGCATTATGTACAAGCCACTCGTTGGCGCTCATCAGGTCAAAGCCTTCCTTCTCGGCTGAGGGCACAACATCGAGGTTGATGTAGCGTTCTTCGTAGACAAAAGGCCGGTCATCAGAAAAGTGAAGTGTCTTCAGGTACAGGAGTTCCTGTATGGAGGGCACTGGAAAAGCGCCTTGGAGAACCGACGGTAACGAGCGCATATCCCTCTCAATCACTGTGTGCCGATATCTTGCTCCCTGCGCCTCCACTTCATTACGAAGAACTGAGATCGTAAAAGTGGCCCGCTGGGGCGGGTTAAAGGCAACTCGCGTACCGCCCCGCCGCTTTCGGATAAGCAGTCCATTATCTGCAAGGTCCCTAAGCGCACGATTGACTGTGGAGCGCGCACAGCCAAATTCCAGTGCAAGATCAGCCTCAAAAGGAATCGGCTCGCCCGGTTGCCAAAAGCGATCATGAATGCGCCCCAGAAGTTTCTCTCGGATGTCTTTCCAGGAATTGGTTGGGCTTGTGGTCACTTGCAGCTCTTCCCCTTACATTCGTGCGCGTAACGATGCCATTGTCTTGCGGTAGTTGGCGCGAATTGCCTCGCCCTTAACATGTTTTCCGTGGGTAACAACATGTCGGCCTGCAGACCAAACGTTTTTCACAAGGCAATCGTCCCCAACAAAAATAAAGGCATCAAGGATTTCATCTCTCTCCCGCCCGACGAGGTCAATCGCGTTTTCATCCAGTGAAAGCAGGTCTGCATAAAACCCGACCGAGATCTGACCGGAGTGCCGCCCTGCAGCCTGTGCCCCCCCTCGCGTTGCACTTTCAAAAAGCACCCGTCCTGTGGATTTATCTGAAGTGGCTGCACAAGCACGCATTCGGTCTCGCAACCTCTGCGAATACTCAAGTATCCGCAATTCTTCTGAAAGAGATATGCGAATATTGGAATCTGACCCTATTCCAAATCGCCCTCCTGCCGTCAGATACTGCACAGCGCTGAAAATACCATCACCAAGATTTGCCTCGGTTATGGGGCACAGGCCAGCGACAGCGCCGGTTTTCGCAAGAGCTTCAGTTTCCTTTCCTGTCATCTGGGTGCAATGGATCAAACACCAGTTAGGCCCAACCGAGTGATGATCCAAAAGCCACTCCACGGGTCGGCTTCCTTTTGCCGCTAGGATTTCCTGAACTTCCGCCGTCTGTTCTGCAATGTGCATGTGTAGGGGGCGACTTCCTGCAAGCTCAACCATTTGAGCAAGGCCATGATCGTCAACAGCCCGAAGAGAATGTGGTGCAACTCCTAAACCAGAATCCTCTGGCAATGACTTTATAAACTTTGCGGCGCCCCCATATAGCCTATGGAACCGGTCAAAATCATTTCCAAAGCGAAGTTGCCCTGCTTCCAGTGCCCGCCTGTCACACCCTCCATAAGAGTACAGGACGGGAAGAAGCGTCAGGCCTATTCCGGTTTCAGCCGCTGCACTGCAGATCTGCCCTGATAGTTCGGCCTGATTTTCATAGGGCTCACCACTTTTCTGGTGATGCAGGTAATGGAACTCGCTCATAGCTGCAAAGCCTGCCTCCAGCATCTCCATTTGCACATAGGAGGTAATGGATCCTATATCCTCTGGCGCCAGAATATCCAGAAACCGGTACATGATCTGCCGCCACGTCCAGAAACTATCAAACCCAGATGTACGCCATTCACTCATTCCGGCCATGGCTCTTTGAAAAGCATGGCTGTGCAGGTTGACAGGGGCGGGAAGTAAAACTCCAACGTGCTTGTCATCTGCCTCAGGGAACGTGTCAGGCATAACGCTAACTATCCGGCCATCCTTTGCAAAATGAACTGCCACGTTATTGGCCCACCCGTCAGAAAGGAGGGCCTTACTGGCAAAAATAATGGTCTCAGAAGCAGCGGGCATCTCTATCAACACTCCATTGACTCTTTAATATGTGCATGCATATTATCTTTTATCCCAATATATTCAAGTCTAGGGGACAATGTGTGGCTCTGCGATTATTGACCAATGCGAAGCTGGCGACTCTACGAGAGAACGAGGTTCCCTACGGGCTCATTGAGCAAGGTGCCCTTGTCACCCACAGGGACCGAATAGCCTTCGCCGGACCTGAAGCAGAACTACCAGAGGTCTTTCGTTCCCTCCCCCCTGAAGACCAGTGCTCACGGCTCATCACTCCCGGTTTGATTGATTGCCACACCCATATAATTTATGGCGGCAACCGTTCTCGAGAGTTTGAAATGCGGTTGCAAGGAGCAACATATGAAGAAGTTGCTCTTGCCGGAGGCGGCATACTATCAACTGTGGCAGCCACACGCCGCGCCGAGGTGGATTCACTTGTTGCGCAGGCTCTGCCCCGTGTTGATGCCCTGATTGCCGAGGGCGTTACAACATTGGAAATCAAGTCCGGCTATGGATTGGATCGAGAAACCGAGCTGAACATGCTGCGTGCTGCCCGCCAAATCACAGCGGAGCGACAGGTTCGGGTAAAAACCAGTTTTCTGGGCGCCCATGCCATTCCACCCGAATACAAGGGAAATGCAGAGGCCTACCTTTCAGAAGTATGCCTGCCCACATTGGAAGCAGCACACCAAGAGGATCTGGTTAATGCTGTTGACGGCTTTTGTGAGAAAATCGCCTTTTCCCGCGCCCAAATGCGCCGAGTTTTCGAAAAGGCCATGCAGCTTGGCCTGCCGGTGAAGCTGCATGCAGAGCAGCTTTCAAATATTGGAGGTGCCGCCTTAGCCGCTTCCTATAAAGCACTGTCAGTGGATCATCTGGAGTTTCTTGATAAAACCGGTGTCAGAGCCATGGCAGAGCA
This genomic window from Pseudovibrio sp. M1P-2-3 contains:
- a CDS encoding uracil-xanthine permease family protein; this encodes MSKQSTLGTAAQLRDPNFTPPLTTATLLGVQHVLAMFVSNITPAIIVAGAAGFGFGSNSPDFPEMIYMLQMSMVFAGIATLFQTVGLGPIGARLPIVQGTSFAFIPIMIPLVAGKGTEGMATLFGGILIGGLFHAVLGRFIGKIRFALPPLVTGLVVTMIGLALVKVGIQYAAGGVPAVNQPEYGSLQNWGIATLVILVTLACKFFGRGMVAVSAVLVGLIAGYVAAWGLGMVSFEAVQSAAYFAAPDPLHFGLEFSISAVIGFCLMAFVSAVETVGDVSGITKGGAGREATDKEITGATYADGIGSAVAGLFGGLPNTSFSQNVGLIAMTGVMSRHVVTIGAVFLILAGLIPKAGAVIATIPIEVLGGGVIVMFGMVVASGVSMLSDVDWDRRNMVIFAVSLSIGLGLQMEPKALQYLPETLRVLATSGLLPAAFLAIVLNSVLPKELGADQTEEISGGHAGHNANEAPL
- a CDS encoding MAPEG family protein, producing MDSLLHIPVYAAVLGGSLLILQKLLMLNVGISRTKLKKEIGVDGNVTLERRVRRHGNLAENAAIFIVVLTLYELLEGQTALALGTVILFAIARLLHVAGFGNNAGSHFLGVEGGKKLFPLMRALGAALSAASALVLGGALIFAALT
- a CDS encoding zinc-dependent alcohol dehydrogenase family protein gives rise to the protein MKFLEFDKLGNPAEVLKLKEQPSRAPEAGEVRVKVIATPIHPANLLQIAGQYGEPPELPCIPGAEGIAEVVEVGEGVEHLKSGQKVLLAATGGTWRDELTAPASAFLPAPSGDDEQLAMIAVNPLTAHLLLTLFKDLKEGDWIIQSAANSAVGEMVIQLAAQRGIKTVNVVRRTNLIPPLKSLGGDVVLVDGPDLAERVSKETSGADIALAFDCVAGETFERLIGTLGQGGTIISYGALTGQMPQLSLSTLIAKDITARGFWLAKWYQIVSQEERQAAFGALIPLIVSGAVKTRIDSRFPLEEIKEAVTRASEGGRDGKVLLTPNAR
- a CDS encoding LysR family transcriptional regulator translates to MDQLRAIDYFIKVAELGSFTAAAHSIGVPASSISRRIQDLEADLGVTLLHRTTRIVRLTELGCFYLEHVQSAVKSLNYARDLIMDRAASPSGFLRITASPSYGNVLLMPVIRKLRRRFPDLVVDIELTDTLSDLSGNEVDIAIRATATLPERVVARKLTEDTYVLVASSAYLQKHGTPQTLSDLEQHKTLLYRGPGRIIYWQANTSDGWVEVRPNPSFICNVGAELVAEAVAGSGLALVPKWGVEQKLRDGLLDAVFLKDAGLSLTRLENAGIYLLYHRPKYRLNKIKATVDFLMEELTQKPLIKTTRSSSSSGN
- a CDS encoding GntR family transcriptional regulator, with the translated sequence MTTSPTNSWKDIREKLLGRIHDRFWQPGEPIPFEADLALEFGCARSTVNRALRDLADNGLLIRKRRGGTRVAFNPPQRATFTISVLRNEVEAQGARYRHTVIERDMRSLPSVLQGAFPVPSIQELLYLKTLHFSDDRPFVYEERYINLDVVPSAEKEGFDLMSANEWLVHNAPYTHGDISFLAQNANETLAETFDCDVGKALFVMERMTWAQNHPITWVKLVYAPNFRMRTTI
- a CDS encoding formimidoylglutamate deiminase — translated: MPAASETIIFASKALLSDGWANNVAVHFAKDGRIVSVMPDTFPEADDKHVGVLLPAPVNLHSHAFQRAMAGMSEWRTSGFDSFWTWRQIMYRFLDILAPEDIGSITSYVQMEMLEAGFAAMSEFHYLHHQKSGEPYENQAELSGQICSAAAETGIGLTLLPVLYSYGGCDRRALEAGQLRFGNDFDRFHRLYGGAAKFIKSLPEDSGLGVAPHSLRAVDDHGLAQMVELAGSRPLHMHIAEQTAEVQEILAAKGSRPVEWLLDHHSVGPNWCLIHCTQMTGKETEALAKTGAVAGLCPITEANLGDGIFSAVQYLTAGGRFGIGSDSNIRISLSEELRILEYSQRLRDRMRACAATSDKSTGRVLFESATRGGAQAAGRHSGQISVGFYADLLSLDENAIDLVGRERDEILDAFIFVGDDCLVKNVWSAGRHVVTHGKHVKGEAIRANYRKTMASLRARM
- the hutI gene encoding imidazolonepropionase, whose translation is MHIIFYPNIFKSRGQCVALRLLTNAKLATLRENEVPYGLIEQGALVTHRDRIAFAGPEAELPEVFRSLPPEDQCSRLITPGLIDCHTHIIYGGNRSREFEMRLQGATYEEVALAGGGILSTVAATRRAEVDSLVAQALPRVDALIAEGVTTLEIKSGYGLDRETELNMLRAARQITAERQVRVKTSFLGAHAIPPEYKGNAEAYLSEVCLPTLEAAHQEDLVNAVDGFCEKIAFSRAQMRRVFEKAMQLGLPVKLHAEQLSNIGGAALAASYKALSVDHLEFLDKTGVRAMAEHGTVAVLLPGAYYTLCETQKPPMDLLRHFNVPIALATDCNPGSSPLTSLLLTMNMGCTLFRMTPEEALKGVTSHAGKALGLSETGTLEAGKRADLAIWNVDHPSELSYRIGFNSLHKRIFGGQ